In Nymphaea colorata isolate Beijing-Zhang1983 chromosome 3, ASM883128v2, whole genome shotgun sequence, a genomic segment contains:
- the LOC116251190 gene encoding dof zinc finger protein DOF5.7-like has protein sequence MQGGGGGAMVAKQLGGERKGAGPAARPPEEPLRCPRCDSLNTKFCYYNNYSLAQPRHFCKTCRRYWTKGGALRNVPIGGGCRKNKRSGTRASSGPSSSSQRSLTVAEEDSRTQLAGGVTSPLSSSSTSSSSLIHPSESSTTKLFHGLSSSSSMDFHVPGLPFIRPQPGAFNQFPSFGVLPPTSSSSSSSSTRVNSSTLICPPASSVRHGGTSLCGGAFSGMDSQQNMHSTMAASMESLSAMNADLHWKLQQQRLAMLLAEGQQHKETTVSGFVIGTHHGLDQQHQHSQKPSIENPNYQRSNELSSNGSNIEETRETTNEWPFGSWSSWDDFHQYNSLP, from the coding sequence ATGcaaggaggcggaggcggagcCATGGTGGCGAAACAGTTAGGAGGGGAGAGGAAGGGAGCTGGGCCGGCAGCGAGGCCGCCGGAGGAGCCGCTGAGGTGCCCGCGCTGCGACTCGCTAAACACCAAGTTCTGTTACTACAATAACTATAGCCTGGCGCAGCCCCGACACTTCTGCAAGACGTGCAGGCGTTACTGGACCAAAGGCGGTGCTCTGAGGAACGTACCAATAGGTGGAGGGTGCAGAAAGAACAAGAGGAGCGGAACCAGGGCTTCCTCCGGGCCAAGCTCCTCTTCTCAGAGGAGCCTCACCGTCGCCGAAGAGGACTCCAGGACTCAGCTTGCCGGTGGAGTGACTTCCCCACTCTCATCCTCCTCCACCTCTTCCTCATCTCTCATCCATCCGTCGGAAAGCAGCACCACGAAACTGTTCCATGGCTTGTCTTCCTCATCCTCCATGGACTTTCATGTTCCTGGACTGCCCTTCATCAGGCCTCAACCTGGTGCCTTTAACCAGTTCCCTTCCTTTGGTGTTCTTCCacctacttcttcttcttcttcctcatcttctaCGAGGGTGAATTCATCTACTTTGATATGCCCTCCTGCCAGTTCAGTAAGGCATGGTGGGACTAGTCTCTGCGGTGGGGCTTTCAGTGGAATGGACTCCCAGCAGAACATGCACAGCACGATGGCAGCTTCAATGGAGTCACTAAGCGCCATGAACGCAGATCTTCATTGGAAGTTGCAGCAGCAACGTCTGGCGATGCTGCTGGCGGAAGGGCAGCAGCACAAGGAGACGACCGTGAGCGGCTTTGTAATCGGGACGCATCATGGGCTTGATCAACAGCATCAACATTCACAGAAACCGAGCATTGAGAACCCAAACTATCAGAGAAGTAATGAGCTTTCCAGTAACGGAAGCAACATTGAAGAGACAAGGGAGACGACGAATGAATGGCCTTTTGGGAGCTGGAGCTCGTGGGATGACTTCCATCAGTATAATTCGCTGCCTTAG